Part of the Pirellulales bacterium genome, ACTCGACGAACTCCGAGTGTTTCCACATTTCGCCGTCGGTTTTTTCGATCTCGTAGGCGCCGTCGCTATAGATCAGCAGCCGGGCGTAGGGACCAAGTTGCGTCTCGCTGGTCGAATAAGGCATGCCCTCGACCATGCCGATCGCCAGGCCGTCGGCTTCGAGCGCTTGTACCGGAGCCTCGGCTTCGCTCGGTCCCGTGTACAGTAGCGCCGGCGGGTGACCGGCATTGCTGAACAACAGTTTGCGCGTGGCCGGTTCGAACACGCCGTACCAGATGGTGAAATACTTGCCGTTCTGCTTCTCCATCTGAAAGACGTCGTTCAACCGTTCGAGCACCTGGCCCGGATCGCGAAAATCGGTGTCGGCGAGCGAATGTGCCGACAACATGTTCATTGCCGAAACCGCCAAGAGCGACGAGCCGACGCCGTGGCCGCTAACGTCCAGCAAGTAAATCGCGAAGTGCCCCTCGTCGATCCAGTTGTAACCGAACATGTCGCCGCCGAGCTGCGTCGAGGGCACGAAGCGAAAGTCGATCGCGATGTCGCCGGTCAACTTTTCGGGCAAGAGCGACTGCACGTAACGGGCGGCCTGCCCCACTTCTTCGGCGAGCTGCTGCTGACTTTCGGCCAATTGACGAAAGGCCTCGTCGCGCTCCAGCCGGCTGATGTACGCGCGGGAGTGGTAGCGAATGCGGGCGATCAGCTCGAGCCGGTCGGGAAGCTTCACCAGGTAGTCGTTGGCTCCCAGGGCAAACGCTTGGGCCTTGATGACCGGCTCTTCCTTGCTCGACAGCACGATCATCGGAGTTTCGCGCGTGGATTTATTCGCGCGAAAGAATTTCACCAGCTGCAAGCCGTCGATATCCGGCATGACCAGGTCCTGCAGGATGACGGTCGGCGCGACGGCGTTAGCCGTGGCGATGGCCTGGGCCGGATCGGCGCAGTGATGGAGCGTGATATCGGCTTCCGAGGCGAGCATGCGGCGCACCGATTCGCCCACGATGGCCTGGTCGTCGATCAAGAGCACCGTGATGGGGTGCGCGGTAGTGGCCGGCGGCCGCGCGCGCGGCGCCGCGACGCCCGAAGCGGTAAGAACGGCGGCGGATGAGGACGCGGAATCACTCATGAAAAACCGAGGGGGAATGGCTCTCGAAGAGCTGAGCAGAATTGGTCTCAGCCGTCTACCACAATGACCAGAATTCCGTACGCACAAAGCGTAGCATGCGGTAGAAAATGATCACGCCCAGGGGCCTGGGTCCCGTGTGAATGCGGGCGTAACCCGTCGTCCCCGGGCGAAGGTCGGCCGTCGGATCTTTTACGCGGCAATAGACGCTGACACTGGTGCGCGTGTCTTTTTCGCCCTTGAAACCGATGGCCGCGATCTTGCTGACCGTGGCATCGAACGTATGAAACGGCAGCGTGCGGGCCTTGAACGTTACCGGCGCATCGAGTTCGACCCGCGAGCCGTCTTGCTCGGCCAAGGCCACATCGATATCCAAGCCGGAAGTGTCGCCGATTTCGCAGATCAGTTCCCCCTCGGGGTAATACTTGCCCAGCAGGTCATGAATCCGTTGCGTGGTGATGGTGCCGGGGCGAGAGGCGACGATATTG contains:
- a CDS encoding SpoIIE family protein phosphatase: MSDSASSSAAVLTASGVAAPRARPPATTAHPITVLLIDDQAIVGESVRRMLASEADITLHHCADPAQAIATANAVAPTVILQDLVMPDIDGLQLVKFFRANKSTRETPMIVLSSKEEPVIKAQAFALGANDYLVKLPDRLELIARIRYHSRAYISRLERDEAFRQLAESQQQLAEEVGQAARYVQSLLPEKLTGDIAIDFRFVPSTQLGGDMFGYNWIDEGHFAIYLLDVSGHGVGSSLLAVSAMNMLSAHSLADTDFRDPGQVLERLNDVFQMEKQNGKYFTIWYGVFEPATRKLLFSNAGHPPALLYTGPSEAEAPVQALEADGLAIGMVEGMPYSTSETQLGPYARLLIYSDGAYEIEKTDGEMWKHSEFVEFVSGLPTDQGPIADRLLAHIRELGASQILDDDFSIVDARL